One genomic region from Natrinema caseinilyticum encodes:
- a CDS encoding helix-turn-helix transcriptional regulator, whose amino-acid sequence MESALEEIEFLALSSNRVEVLGLVSEGRYARTELAAETGASQATLGRILGDFQDRSWVRRDDDEYVATATGRLVSAGFTDLREILETERKLREIVDYLPAHAMDVDLRRLADATITVPSATRPNAPLRRLLGLLREADEVRAFSHTFNEQTLAVVRERVTEGDQRFRGVFGRNAIDALAEESELRDPLESLLAAEAADIRVREEGVPLAVMIADETVSLLLRDEKGVLRAAVDTDDDAVRSWAEDSLNHYWRTATPLEAEGLFD is encoded by the coding sequence ATGGAATCGGCCCTCGAGGAGATCGAGTTCCTCGCGCTCTCGTCGAACCGCGTCGAGGTGCTCGGACTGGTATCGGAGGGACGATACGCGCGCACCGAACTGGCGGCGGAGACCGGTGCCTCGCAAGCCACGCTGGGCCGGATACTCGGGGATTTTCAGGACCGGTCGTGGGTCAGACGCGACGACGACGAGTACGTCGCGACCGCGACCGGGCGACTCGTCTCGGCGGGGTTCACCGATCTCCGGGAGATCCTCGAGACCGAGCGAAAACTGAGAGAGATCGTGGACTACTTGCCGGCCCACGCGATGGACGTCGATTTGCGTCGGCTCGCGGACGCGACGATAACCGTCCCCAGCGCGACGCGACCGAACGCACCGTTGCGGCGATTGCTCGGCCTCCTTCGCGAAGCCGACGAGGTCCGGGCGTTCTCCCACACGTTCAACGAACAGACCCTGGCCGTCGTCAGGGAGCGGGTGACGGAGGGAGACCAGCGGTTCCGTGGCGTCTTCGGCCGGAACGCGATCGACGCGCTCGCCGAGGAGTCCGAACTCCGTGACCCACTCGAGTCGCTACTCGCGGCCGAGGCCGCCGATATCAGGGTTCGCGAGGAAGGCGTTCCGCTCGCGGTCATGATCGCCGACGAGACCGTCTCACTGCTGCTTCGCGACGAGAAGGGCGTCCTGCGGGCCGCCGTCGACACCGACGACGACGCCGTTCGCTCGTGGGCCGAGGACTCGCTGAACCACTATTGGCGAACGGCGACACCGCTCGAGGCCGAGGGCCTGTTCGACTGA
- a CDS encoding Lrp/AsnC family transcriptional regulator, giving the protein MNGDDVNRAILFLLQRDARRITPQEIGERIGVSASTIRRRIETMEDEGIIRGYYPSIDYDEAGFQLHLLFICRAPGLSRETLASDARTVRGVVSVREVLNGSDNVQIEAVGTDTDDIARINDELSDLGLTVVNSKLIKSTFVQPFDHFGERIVRKLDDESSR; this is encoded by the coding sequence ATGAACGGAGACGACGTGAACCGAGCGATTCTGTTCCTGCTTCAACGGGATGCTCGCCGCATCACGCCACAGGAGATCGGCGAGCGAATCGGGGTGTCCGCCAGCACGATTCGACGCCGAATCGAGACGATGGAAGACGAGGGTATCATCCGCGGCTACTATCCGTCGATCGACTACGACGAGGCGGGCTTCCAGCTCCATCTGCTCTTCATCTGTCGCGCGCCCGGCCTCTCTCGAGAGACGCTCGCAAGCGACGCCCGGACCGTCCGCGGGGTCGTAAGCGTACGGGAAGTGCTCAACGGATCGGACAACGTCCAGATCGAAGCCGTCGGAACGGACACCGACGATATCGCTCGCATCAACGACGAGTTGAGCGATCTGGGCCTGACGGTGGTCAACTCCAAACTAATCAAGAGTACGTTCGTTCAGCCGTTCGACCATTTCGGTGAACGAATCGTCCGGAAACTCGATGACGAGTCATCACGCTGA
- a CDS encoding tRNA (guanine(26)-N(2))-dimethyltransferase: MRVTEGGIELEVPGEQTEGIEEAVFYNPRQELNRDLTIATLRAYRRREERATTYLDAMTASGVRGVRAAADGWDVTCCDVDEAAASLARENLDRNGVEATVERRNVNALLHESAFDVIDLDPYGTPMPFADAAFATCRDLLCVTATDTAPLCGAHFNSGVRSYSAVPRNTDYHAEMGVRILVSALARSAARFDVGVEPILTHATSHYVRTYLDLEHKATAADAAIDELGYVYHCEDCLFRETDRGLIADPLERCPHCDGTRLLTAGPVWLGPVRDRSFVARVREAVPDAFGTADAARDLCETLETELDEPMHYDQHKLCRNWGLPANAMDDFLTDLRDAGYAASRAHYGGTTFKTDANVGEIRAATEGNLD, from the coding sequence ATGCGCGTCACCGAGGGCGGGATCGAACTCGAGGTCCCCGGCGAGCAAACCGAGGGGATCGAAGAGGCGGTGTTCTACAATCCGCGACAGGAACTGAACCGGGATTTGACGATCGCGACGCTCCGAGCGTATCGCCGGCGCGAGGAGCGCGCGACGACGTACCTGGATGCGATGACCGCGAGCGGCGTCCGCGGCGTCCGGGCCGCAGCGGACGGCTGGGACGTCACCTGCTGTGACGTCGACGAGGCGGCCGCCTCCCTCGCGCGGGAGAACCTCGATCGGAACGGCGTCGAAGCGACGGTCGAACGGCGGAACGTCAACGCCCTGCTGCACGAGTCCGCGTTCGACGTGATCGACCTGGATCCCTACGGGACGCCGATGCCGTTCGCAGACGCCGCGTTCGCCACCTGTCGGGACCTCCTCTGTGTGACCGCGACCGACACTGCGCCCCTCTGTGGCGCACACTTCAACAGCGGCGTGCGCTCGTACTCCGCGGTGCCGCGAAATACGGACTATCACGCGGAGATGGGCGTGCGGATCCTCGTTTCGGCGCTCGCGCGCAGCGCCGCCCGCTTCGACGTCGGCGTCGAACCGATCCTGACCCACGCGACCAGTCACTACGTCCGGACCTACCTCGACCTCGAGCACAAAGCGACGGCGGCCGACGCGGCGATCGACGAACTCGGGTACGTCTACCACTGCGAAGACTGTCTCTTCCGGGAGACCGATCGAGGGCTGATCGCCGATCCGCTCGAGCGGTGTCCCCACTGTGATGGCACGCGATTGCTCACCGCCGGCCCCGTCTGGCTGGGCCCGGTACGGGACCGGTCGTTCGTCGCGAGGGTTCGCGAGGCGGTTCCGGACGCGTTCGGAACCGCGGACGCCGCACGGGACCTCTGTGAGACGCTCGAGACGGAACTCGACGAGCCGATGCACTACGACCAGCACAAACTCTGTCGAAACTGGGGGCTGCCCGCCAACGCGATGGACGACTTCCTGACGGACCTGCGGGACGCGGGGTACGCGGCTTCGAGAGCCCACTACGGCGGTACGACGTTCAAGACGGACGCGAACGTGGGGGAGATTCGCGCGGCGACCGAGGGGAACCTCGACTGA
- a CDS encoding HD domain-containing protein, with amino-acid sequence MSEETIRSVFPELEAIEDDELRAGVVDAWTTAVAEHDVDDITAVPWFPPSQRELGLDDEYLVDHVRDVTACAITVAETLLERRSADVSLDTVIAGALVHDVSKLAEFDGMDETAISGLLGHPHYGVYSVARADLPVELVHIVLSHTSRTTVEPATLEAEIVRRADEIAAAAIRSRATDDLRTV; translated from the coding sequence ATGAGCGAGGAAACGATTCGGTCGGTCTTCCCCGAACTAGAGGCTATCGAGGACGACGAATTGCGAGCCGGCGTCGTCGACGCGTGGACGACGGCCGTCGCGGAACACGACGTCGACGACATCACTGCGGTGCCGTGGTTTCCGCCGTCTCAGCGCGAGTTGGGGCTGGACGACGAGTATCTGGTCGACCACGTGCGAGACGTGACCGCCTGTGCGATCACGGTCGCGGAGACGCTACTGGAGCGACGGTCGGCCGACGTCTCGCTGGACACCGTCATCGCAGGGGCGCTGGTCCACGACGTGAGTAAACTCGCCGAGTTCGACGGGATGGACGAAACGGCGATTTCCGGCCTGCTCGGCCACCCCCACTACGGTGTCTACAGCGTTGCGCGGGCGGATTTACCGGTCGAACTCGTCCACATCGTGCTCTCGCATACGAGTCGAACGACGGTCGAACCGGCGACGCTGGAAGCCGAAATCGTGAGACGCGCCGACGAAATCGCCGCGGCCGCCATCCGATCGCGAGCGACGGACGACCTGCGGACGGTTTGA
- a CDS encoding YihY/virulence factor BrkB family protein has product MIDHSRGLELTGRAIRLARDEQVTLLAAGVAFYGFLSLVPLVLLALGIAASIGGEALAARLMAAVDNVFTPSARELLAETIFDETNRQGATVVGIFGLLWGSSRVLRGLDRAFSEVYGTAGSKSLLDSIWDATIVALVISLALALIGVLEFLLRFVPGFEMVIVGQLFVVIGLVATFLPLYVVFPDANVGVREAIPGTVVAAVGWFGLSRTFWVYTDLVTGYTLYGALGAVFLVLVWLYVGAVLLVFGAVLNAVLASHGVDRQLQSPSGRQVSTEAMTDDATGADEGATEDRGTDRAATRHAGARTHDRADDPEVLREEIERLRDRVDDFEDDVDDRTVRKESLEGELKRYVRKRVRRGHARDWGPYLVLLYGTAMSIGAFYFLEGGWAILAMFVVWTSTLGVYVLMVLFGFGISLLDAPGRLRDLIGERRS; this is encoded by the coding sequence GTGATCGATCACAGTCGGGGACTCGAGCTGACAGGGCGGGCCATCCGGCTCGCCAGGGACGAACAGGTGACGTTACTCGCAGCCGGGGTCGCATTCTACGGGTTTCTCTCGCTCGTTCCGCTGGTGTTGCTCGCGCTCGGTATCGCGGCGTCGATCGGCGGAGAGGCGCTCGCCGCTCGACTCATGGCGGCGGTCGACAACGTGTTCACGCCGTCGGCCCGGGAACTGCTCGCCGAGACTATTTTCGACGAGACCAACCGTCAAGGGGCGACCGTCGTCGGTATCTTCGGCTTGCTGTGGGGGTCGAGTCGCGTCCTGAGAGGTCTCGATCGAGCCTTTTCGGAGGTCTACGGCACTGCGGGGTCGAAATCGCTGCTCGACAGCATCTGGGACGCGACGATCGTCGCGCTCGTCATCTCGCTCGCGCTCGCGCTCATCGGCGTCCTCGAGTTCCTGCTCCGGTTCGTCCCGGGTTTCGAGATGGTGATCGTCGGCCAGCTGTTCGTCGTAATCGGGCTGGTCGCGACGTTCTTACCGCTGTACGTCGTCTTTCCCGACGCGAACGTCGGAGTCCGAGAGGCGATTCCGGGAACGGTCGTCGCCGCCGTCGGCTGGTTCGGCCTCAGCCGCACGTTCTGGGTGTATACCGATCTCGTCACCGGATATACGCTATACGGCGCGCTCGGGGCCGTATTCCTCGTTCTCGTCTGGCTCTACGTCGGCGCCGTGCTTCTCGTCTTCGGAGCGGTCCTGAACGCGGTGCTCGCTTCCCATGGAGTGGATCGGCAGCTACAAAGTCCCAGCGGACGACAGGTCTCCACAGAAGCGATGACCGACGACGCCACGGGTGCCGACGAGGGAGCCACGGAAGACCGCGGGACCGACCGCGCAGCGACGAGACACGCGGGCGCTCGGACGCACGACCGGGCGGACGACCCCGAGGTGCTGCGCGAAGAGATCGAGCGGTTGCGCGATCGCGTAGACGACTTCGAGGACGACGTCGACGATCGCACCGTCAGGAAAGAATCCCTCGAGGGCGAACTCAAACGCTACGTCCGGAAACGGGTTCGCCGCGGTCACGCGCGCGACTGGGGGCCGTACCTCGTCTTGCTGTACGGGACGGCCATGTCCATCGGCGCATTTTACTTCCTCGAGGGCGGCTGGGCGATCCTCGCGATGTTCGTCGTCTGGACGTCGACGCTCGGGGTCTACGTCCTGATGGTCCTGTTCGGATTCGGAATCTCGCTGCTCGACGCCCCCGGCCGCCTGCGCGATCTGATCGGCGAGCGGCGTTCCTAA
- the hisH gene encoding imidazole glycerol phosphate synthase subunit HisH, with protein MCTVSSPPAETLASVVIVDYGLGNLRSVTRGLERAGADVEITDDPAAFVAADGVVLPGVGAFREGVENADPLREDLLAVAESGTPLFGICLGMQMLLTTSEEGETDGESAVRGLDLIPGTNVRFAEGQKVPHMGWNELEIQREHPLVEGVDGNYAYFVHSYYAAPDDENAVVATTEYDREFPSIVANEAGTVFGTQFHPEKSGETGLQILRNFVEICADE; from the coding sequence CGCGGAAACGCTCGCCTCCGTCGTCATCGTCGACTACGGGTTGGGTAACCTCCGTAGCGTCACTCGTGGCTTAGAGCGCGCGGGTGCCGACGTCGAAATCACCGACGATCCTGCCGCCTTTGTGGCGGCCGACGGCGTCGTCCTCCCGGGTGTCGGCGCGTTCCGCGAGGGCGTCGAGAACGCCGATCCGCTTCGCGAGGACCTCCTCGCGGTCGCCGAGAGTGGCACGCCGCTGTTCGGGATCTGTCTCGGCATGCAGATGCTACTCACGACGAGCGAAGAGGGCGAAACCGACGGCGAGTCGGCCGTCCGGGGCCTGGATCTGATCCCCGGCACGAACGTTCGATTCGCCGAAGGCCAGAAAGTTCCCCACATGGGCTGGAACGAACTCGAGATCCAGCGCGAGCACCCGCTCGTCGAGGGCGTCGACGGAAACTACGCGTACTTCGTCCACTCCTACTACGCCGCTCCCGACGACGAGAACGCGGTGGTCGCGACGACGGAGTACGACAGGGAGTTCCCCTCGATCGTCGCGAACGAGGCGGGCACCGTCTTCGGAACGCAGTTCCACCCCGAGAAGAGCGGGGAGACGGGACTACAGATTCTGCGGAACTTCGTCGAGATCTGCGCCGACGAATAA
- a CDS encoding spermidine synthase — MSVRQPSVFRPTKPDVAVFVSGVTSMGLEILAGRIIAPQFGSSVYTWGSIITVFLAALSLGYWQGGKRAATASIRRMTWILLGTAGYVAIVVYGSDQLLLSASMLPLPTRYASVPAVLILFGPPTYLLGFISPYSAELSQKDGTGEASGHVYALGTIGSIVGAGATTYVLIPALGIEMIGLLFGFVLVGTAFALTLPTLPPRPAVASIAIAFLLVVGAGIGPVTFDHRGDVVYQTQTAYQELEVIDDGDVRTLYLDGARHSAMDLENPDRHVFEYTRYFHIPMLMVDDPREVENVLFIGGGGYTGPKDFERTYDVNVDVVELDPAVTRTAKEYFRLEESDNLTAHTEDGRVFLQNTDTKYDLIVLDAYQKDQVPVHLTQLEFMELAESHLTEDGVFLANVIAAPSGTGSEFYRAQYKTIDEAFGSTYSFRTSSWDSVQNIEVAATKDETSFSEADLATRNERRDLGIDLSVEVDGYMDDPATGDVPILTEDHAPVDTLQASTIGQEYVIEQTDGGRESEPASSIATGSRPATLARPAPTLEETDSSRVDSIATVASASG; from the coding sequence ATGAGTGTGCGCCAGCCCTCCGTGTTCCGGCCGACGAAACCAGACGTCGCGGTGTTCGTCTCCGGCGTCACCAGTATGGGGCTGGAGATTCTCGCGGGCCGTATCATCGCCCCGCAGTTCGGGAGCAGCGTCTACACCTGGGGAAGCATCATCACCGTCTTCCTCGCCGCGTTGAGCCTGGGCTACTGGCAGGGCGGCAAACGGGCCGCAACCGCGTCGATCCGCCGGATGACCTGGATCCTACTCGGAACGGCGGGATACGTCGCCATCGTCGTCTACGGGAGCGACCAGTTACTGCTCTCCGCGTCGATGCTCCCGCTGCCGACCCGGTACGCATCGGTGCCGGCCGTGCTCATCCTCTTCGGGCCGCCGACCTACCTGCTCGGCTTCATTAGCCCCTACTCGGCCGAACTCTCCCAGAAAGACGGAACCGGCGAAGCGTCGGGTCACGTCTACGCGCTCGGCACCATCGGCAGCATCGTCGGTGCGGGTGCGACCACCTACGTCCTGATCCCGGCCCTCGGCATCGAGATGATCGGCTTGCTGTTCGGATTCGTGCTCGTCGGCACCGCCTTCGCGCTCACGCTGCCCACGCTGCCGCCGCGCCCGGCGGTCGCCAGCATCGCCATCGCGTTCCTCCTCGTGGTCGGGGCCGGCATCGGTCCGGTGACGTTCGATCACCGCGGCGACGTCGTCTATCAGACGCAGACGGCCTATCAGGAACTCGAGGTCATCGACGACGGGGACGTCCGAACGCTGTATCTGGACGGTGCTCGCCACAGCGCGATGGATCTCGAGAATCCCGACCGGCACGTCTTCGAATACACGCGGTACTTCCACATCCCCATGTTGATGGTCGACGACCCGAGGGAGGTCGAGAACGTACTGTTCATCGGCGGAGGCGGCTACACCGGACCGAAGGACTTCGAGCGGACGTACGACGTGAACGTGGACGTCGTCGAACTCGACCCCGCGGTGACCCGGACCGCGAAGGAGTACTTCCGACTCGAGGAAAGCGACAACCTGACCGCCCACACGGAAGACGGGCGAGTGTTCCTCCAGAATACCGATACGAAATACGACCTGATCGTCCTCGACGCCTACCAGAAGGATCAGGTGCCCGTTCACCTGACCCAACTCGAGTTCATGGAACTGGCCGAATCGCACCTGACCGAGGACGGCGTCTTCCTCGCGAACGTCATCGCCGCCCCGAGCGGCACGGGATCCGAATTCTACCGGGCGCAGTACAAGACTATCGACGAAGCCTTCGGGTCCACGTACAGTTTCCGGACCTCGAGTTGGGACTCGGTGCAGAACATCGAAGTGGCCGCGACGAAAGACGAGACGAGCTTTAGCGAGGCCGACCTCGCGACGCGAAACGAACGCCGCGACCTCGGAATCGACCTGAGCGTCGAGGTCGACGGCTACATGGACGACCCCGCGACCGGCGACGTCCCGATCCTCACGGAAGACCACGCGCCCGTCGACACCCTCCAGGCGTCGACGATCGGCCAGGAGTACGTCATCGAACAGACCGACGGCGGTCGGGAATCGGAACCCGCGTCGTCCATCGCGACCGGGTCTCGGCCGGCCACGCTCGCACGGCCGGCACCGACGCTCGAGGAAACCGATTCATCGAGAGTTGATTCGATCGCGACCGTCGCCAGCGCCAGCGGCTAA
- the pth2 gene encoding peptidyl-tRNA hydrolase Pth2, whose protein sequence is MKQAIVARTDVGMGQGKLAAQVAHASLSAYEKADSQLQNQWKQGGQKKVVLKGTSERQLHELAEIAERGGIPHAIVRDAGHTQLEPGTVTALAVGPAADDRVDSVTGELSLF, encoded by the coding sequence ATGAAACAGGCAATCGTTGCCCGCACGGACGTCGGGATGGGGCAGGGAAAACTCGCTGCACAGGTCGCTCACGCGTCGTTATCGGCCTACGAGAAAGCCGACTCGCAGTTGCAAAACCAGTGGAAGCAGGGCGGTCAGAAGAAAGTCGTCCTGAAGGGCACGAGCGAACGCCAGCTCCACGAACTCGCCGAAATCGCCGAGCGCGGTGGTATCCCCCACGCCATCGTCCGCGACGCCGGCCACACGCAACTCGAGCCCGGAACCGTCACCGCGCTGGCCGTCGGACCGGCCGCTGACGACCGCGTCGATAGCGTGACCGGCGAGCTCTCCCTGTTCTGA
- a CDS encoding redox-regulated ATPase YchF: MSTSYRIGLVGKPSVGKSSFFNAATMNDVPEGAYPFTTIDPSVGEAYVRVDCAAPEFDEECTPSVGYCDHGTRFVPTKLVDVAGLIPGAHEGNGLGNQFLTDLNETDVLVHVVDFSGTTDAEGEPTEGHDPRDDIAFLEEELDQWYLGILQKGIERYASGYTTEDDAIEEELAEQMSAFKTTEDEIKRLIRRVDVGFDPDAWDEADELALAREIRTATKPMVIAANKMDTPAAQQNYEAITSDPDYDHLTIVPCSAHAEKALKSAEKAGVVDYRPGDADFEITGDVSAEQEEGLEQIRDFLTEYGATGVQAALETALFDVLGVTPVFPGGANGLGNERGEVLPDCYLISPNSTAEEFAYSLHSDIGDGFLHAIDCRTNRQLGKDYEVESRDVIEVITTN; encoded by the coding sequence ATGAGTACGAGTTACCGGATCGGACTGGTGGGGAAGCCGTCCGTCGGCAAATCATCCTTTTTCAACGCGGCGACGATGAACGACGTTCCCGAAGGTGCGTATCCGTTCACGACTATCGATCCCAGCGTGGGCGAGGCCTACGTGCGCGTCGACTGCGCCGCACCGGAGTTCGACGAGGAGTGTACGCCCTCCGTCGGGTACTGCGACCACGGGACGCGGTTCGTCCCGACGAAACTCGTCGACGTCGCCGGACTGATCCCCGGTGCACACGAGGGGAACGGGCTCGGGAACCAGTTCCTCACGGATCTGAACGAGACGGACGTACTGGTCCACGTCGTCGACTTTTCCGGCACGACCGACGCCGAGGGTGAGCCGACCGAGGGCCACGATCCCCGCGACGACATCGCCTTCCTCGAGGAGGAACTCGACCAGTGGTACCTGGGAATCCTGCAGAAGGGGATCGAACGCTACGCGTCGGGCTACACGACGGAGGACGACGCCATCGAGGAAGAACTCGCAGAGCAGATGAGCGCCTTCAAGACGACCGAAGACGAGATCAAACGCCTCATCAGACGGGTCGACGTCGGTTTCGATCCGGACGCGTGGGACGAGGCGGACGAACTCGCGTTGGCTCGCGAGATTCGGACGGCGACCAAGCCGATGGTCATCGCGGCGAACAAGATGGACACGCCCGCCGCCCAGCAGAATTACGAGGCGATCACGAGCGATCCGGACTACGACCACCTGACGATCGTCCCCTGCAGCGCCCACGCCGAGAAAGCCCTGAAGTCGGCCGAGAAGGCGGGCGTCGTCGACTACAGGCCGGGGGACGCGGACTTCGAGATCACGGGCGACGTCTCGGCAGAACAGGAGGAGGGCCTCGAACAGATCCGGGACTTTCTCACCGAGTACGGCGCGACGGGCGTTCAAGCGGCGCTCGAGACGGCGCTGTTCGACGTTCTCGGCGTCACACCGGTGTTTCCAGGCGGCGCGAACGGGCTGGGGAACGAACGCGGCGAAGTACTGCCGGACTGTTATCTGATATCCCCGAACTCGACGGCGGAAGAGTTCGCGTACAGCCTCCACTCCGACATCGGCGACGGCTTTCTACACGCCATCGACTGCCGGACGAACCGCCAGTTGGGCAAAGACTACGAGGTCGAATCGCGGGACGTGATCGAAGTTATCACGACGAACTGA
- the dcd gene encoding dCTP deaminase: protein MILSDADIIERLQAGDLVVEPLDDPELQIQPASIDLRLGREFLEFQRTNIPCIHPNSEQEVDEYVTETIVTEGDDFILHPGDFVLGTTHERVEIPADLIAHVEGRSSLGRLAVVVHATAGLCDPGYRGQITLELSNLGTAPVALTPGMRISQLTFTELKTPAERPYGSERGSKYQDQDGPQASRIQSDDEFGGDQLERDE from the coding sequence ATGATACTCTCGGACGCGGATATCATAGAGCGCCTCCAGGCTGGCGACCTCGTCGTCGAACCGCTCGACGACCCAGAACTGCAGATCCAGCCTGCGAGTATCGATCTCCGTCTGGGGCGGGAGTTCCTCGAATTTCAGCGGACGAACATCCCCTGTATTCACCCCAACTCCGAACAGGAAGTCGACGAGTACGTGACCGAAACCATCGTTACAGAGGGCGACGACTTCATCCTCCATCCCGGCGATTTCGTCCTCGGCACGACCCACGAACGCGTCGAGATTCCGGCGGATCTGATCGCCCACGTCGAAGGCCGGTCGTCCTTGGGGCGTCTTGCCGTGGTGGTGCATGCCACGGCCGGCCTCTGTGATCCCGGGTATCGGGGCCAGATCACCCTCGAGCTCTCGAACCTCGGCACGGCACCGGTCGCGCTCACGCCGGGGATGCGGATCTCGCAACTCACCTTTACGGAACTCAAAACGCCGGCGGAACGGCCCTACGGCAGTGAGCGCGGCTCGAAGTATCAGGATCAGGACGGGCCGCAGGCGTCGCGCATCCAGAGCGACGACGAATTCGGCGGCGACCAACTCGAGCGCGACGAGTGA
- a CDS encoding DMT family transporter, translated as MSSRRIVASFALSSLFFGGTFVAAKAGLAYFPPLLFVAARFDVAAILMLAYVGWTTSGSDLFPRTRGDVAGILATGVLAIGLTNALLFVGQQYVSSAVASILYSLNPIMTPVFAAAVLSDERLSARGAAGMGIGLLGVGLVVSPDPANLLGGAVGKGILFVGAVSAALGAVLVRRADSDLSSTVRVAWGLPFAAALCHLLAWLGGESAATIEWTPAAILALGYVSIFAGVFAYIAYFGLIDSAGAIRANLIFYVVPVVSTLGGWALLGETIDALAVVGFLTIFAGFAVLGSGSIDTDALASRVRASAPASDGDSRVRDEPRGYRSD; from the coding sequence GTGAGTTCCCGTCGCATCGTCGCCTCCTTCGCCCTCTCGAGTCTGTTCTTCGGTGGGACGTTCGTCGCGGCGAAAGCGGGGCTGGCGTATTTCCCGCCGTTGTTGTTCGTCGCCGCTCGATTCGACGTCGCGGCGATCCTGATGCTGGCGTACGTCGGCTGGACCACTTCCGGATCGGACCTGTTCCCGCGGACGCGCGGCGACGTCGCGGGTATTCTCGCGACGGGCGTCCTCGCGATCGGACTGACTAACGCGTTGCTGTTCGTCGGCCAGCAGTACGTCTCCAGCGCCGTCGCCTCGATCCTGTACAGTCTCAACCCGATCATGACGCCGGTGTTCGCCGCGGCCGTGCTCTCGGACGAGCGCCTCTCCGCTCGTGGTGCCGCCGGCATGGGTATCGGCCTGCTCGGCGTTGGCCTCGTCGTCAGCCCCGATCCCGCGAACCTGCTCGGCGGCGCCGTCGGCAAGGGAATCCTGTTCGTCGGCGCGGTCAGTGCCGCGCTCGGTGCCGTCCTCGTTCGGCGGGCCGACAGCGACCTCTCGAGTACGGTTCGCGTCGCCTGGGGGCTGCCGTTTGCGGCCGCACTCTGTCACCTGCTGGCCTGGCTCGGCGGCGAGTCGGCGGCGACGATCGAGTGGACCCCGGCTGCGATTCTGGCGCTCGGCTACGTCAGCATCTTCGCGGGCGTCTTCGCGTACATCGCCTACTTCGGACTCATCGATTCGGCTGGTGCGATCCGCGCGAATCTGATCTTCTACGTCGTGCCCGTCGTCTCGACGCTCGGCGGCTGGGCGCTGCTCGGCGAGACGATCGACGCGCTGGCGGTCGTCGGCTTCCTGACGATCTTCGCCGGCTTCGCGGTACTCGGGAGCGGATCGATCGATACCGATGCACTCGCGTCACGAGTCCGCGCATCCGCGCCCGCTTCCGACGGCGACTCCCGCGTCAGAGACGAACCGCGAGGCTATCGCTCGGATTGA